One genomic region from Gemmatimonadota bacterium encodes:
- a CDS encoding nicotinate phosphoribosyltransferase gives MRQTGSCPIHWSPSLATDLYELTMAAGYFANDRRERATFELFVRNLPARRSWLVAAGLRQAVDYLTALRFSADDIAHLKSLPPFKRIPGAFFDFLSSFRFSGDVWAVPEGTVVFAGEPLMRITAPIIEAQIVETFLLATINHQTLVATKAARIVEAAAGREVVEFGSRRAHGPEAGLLSARAAVIGGCIGTSNVEAGRQFGINVYGTAAHSWMMTFESEMEAFRAYHRVFPESTTLLLDTYDPVEAARLATRIGPTLKGVRLDSGDLAAQARRVRNILDEAGMTETRIMLSGDLNEYKIASLVDRGVPADVFGVGNELVNSPDAPALSGVYKLCALESPSGTRPVFKLSEGKVTRPYAKQVWRRRDEGGRFVEDRVARDGEPTEPREWEPLLECVMRNGGLTGPMPDLPSVRQRASSQLDSLPDRYKRLEGGVAYPVRFSSRISTNR, from the coding sequence ATGCGCCAGACGGGTTCCTGCCCGATCCACTGGTCGCCTTCGCTGGCAACCGATCTGTACGAACTCACGATGGCGGCCGGCTATTTCGCGAACGATCGCCGGGAAAGAGCCACTTTCGAATTATTCGTACGAAACCTGCCGGCGCGGCGTTCCTGGCTCGTTGCCGCCGGGTTGCGTCAGGCTGTCGACTATCTGACAGCGCTCCGGTTTTCGGCGGACGATATCGCTCACCTGAAGTCCTTGCCGCCGTTCAAACGCATTCCGGGCGCGTTTTTCGATTTCCTGTCGTCGTTCCGGTTTTCGGGAGATGTCTGGGCCGTACCCGAAGGAACCGTGGTTTTCGCGGGTGAGCCGCTGATGCGGATCACGGCTCCGATCATCGAAGCCCAGATCGTAGAGACCTTTCTGCTGGCTACGATAAACCACCAGACTCTGGTGGCGACGAAAGCGGCGCGCATCGTCGAAGCCGCGGCGGGCAGGGAGGTCGTTGAATTCGGCAGCCGCCGGGCCCACGGCCCCGAGGCGGGCCTGCTTTCGGCGCGCGCGGCGGTCATCGGCGGGTGTATCGGGACTTCCAACGTGGAGGCGGGACGGCAGTTCGGTATCAACGTCTACGGTACCGCCGCACACTCCTGGATGATGACGTTTGAAAGCGAGATGGAGGCCTTCCGCGCCTATCATCGCGTGTTTCCCGAGAGCACCACGTTGTTGCTGGACACCTATGACCCCGTCGAAGCCGCCAGACTGGCAACCAGGATCGGTCCCACGCTGAAGGGCGTGCGTCTTGACAGCGGCGATCTGGCCGCTCAGGCCAGGCGGGTTCGGAACATCCTGGACGAGGCGGGAATGACGGAAACCAGGATCATGCTCAGCGGCGACCTGAATGAATACAAGATCGCTTCACTGGTCGACCGCGGGGTGCCCGCGGATGTCTTCGGCGTGGGTAACGAACTGGTCAATTCGCCGGACGCCCCCGCCCTGAGCGGGGTCTACAAGCTATGCGCGCTGGAATCGCCCTCAGGCACGCGGCCTGTATTCAAGCTGAGTGAGGGAAAGGTGACCCGGCCTTACGCCAAGCAGGTGTGGCGGCGGCGCGATGAAGGGGGCAGGTTCGTGGAGGACCGGGTCGCACGGGACGGCGAACCGACCGAGCCCCGGGAATGGGAACCCCTGCTCGAATGCGTGATGCGGAACGGCGGGCTTACCGGTCCGATGCCCGATCTGCCTTCGGTTCGACAGCGGGCATCATCACAGCTTGACAGCTTGCCGGACCGATACAAACGGTTGGAGGGCGGGGTGGCCTATCCCGTCCGCTTCAGTTCCCGGATTTCGACAAATCGGTAA
- the pyrH gene encoding UMP kinase, with amino-acid sequence MRYKRVLVKLSGGALSGQSPWGFDPAAIEYIASEVMKLHAAGVEVGIVSGGGNIFKGELGQDWGIERAEADNIGMIATVINSMMLRGALTSRGAADVRVMTAIPINTVAEPYIRLRAIRHLEHGCIVLLAAGTGNPYVTTDYPSVLRALELRTEVLLSAKNGTDGIYTSDPQEDADARRYKVISYDSVIQHDLKVMDQTAVLLARDNKLPIHVFDFNSPGAMERICRGEDLGTLITRGSDEFA; translated from the coding sequence GTGCGTTACAAACGAGTATTGGTCAAGCTCAGCGGAGGCGCGCTTTCGGGGCAGAGTCCCTGGGGATTCGACCCTGCCGCCATCGAGTACATCGCCAGCGAGGTCATGAAACTGCACGCCGCGGGGGTCGAAGTGGGGATCGTGTCCGGAGGCGGCAACATCTTCAAGGGCGAACTGGGCCAGGACTGGGGTATCGAACGCGCGGAGGCCGACAATATCGGCATGATCGCGACCGTGATCAACAGCATGATGCTGCGCGGCGCACTGACCTCCCGCGGGGCGGCCGACGTCCGGGTCATGACGGCCATTCCCATCAATACCGTGGCCGAGCCGTACATCCGGCTCCGGGCCATACGGCACTTGGAGCACGGATGCATCGTCCTCCTGGCCGCAGGCACCGGGAATCCTTACGTGACCACGGACTATCCGTCGGTACTGCGCGCACTGGAACTCCGGACGGAAGTCCTGCTTTCGGCCAAAAACGGCACCGACGGGATCTACACGAGCGATCCGCAGGAAGATGCGGATGCCCGAAGATACAAGGTGATCAGTTACGATTCGGTCATCCAGCACGATCTCAAGGTGATGGACCAGACGGCCGTGCTGCTGGCCCGGGACAACAAACTGCCGATACATGTTTTCGACTTCAATTCCCCCGGCGCCATGGAGCGGATATGCCGGGGCGAGGACCTCGGCACCCTCATTACAAGGGGATCGGACGAATTCGCCTGA